From Panicum hallii strain FIL2 chromosome 2, PHallii_v3.1, whole genome shotgun sequence, a single genomic window includes:
- the LOC112883227 gene encoding ubiquitin-conjugating enzyme E2 variant 1C-like isoform X1, with translation MTPGSSAAGSGVVVPRNFRLLEELERGEKGIGDGTVSYGMDDADDIYMRSWTGTIIGPHNQTVHEGRIYQLKLFCDKDYPEKPPSVRFHSRINMTCVNHETGVVDPKKFSVLANWQREYTMEYILTQLKKEMASPHNRKLVQPPEGTFF, from the exons ATGACGCCAGGAAGCTCCGCCGCCGGATCGGGCGTCGTCG TTCCTCGGAACTTCAGACTGCTAGAAGAGCTTGAGCGTGGGGAGAAGGGCATTGGAGATGGTACAGTGAGCTATGGCATGGATGATGCAGATGACATCTACATGAGATCGTGGACTGGCACTATCATTGGCCCACATAAT CAGACCGTCCATGAGGGTCGCATCTACCAACTGAAGTTGTTCTGTGACAAGGACTACCCTGAGAAGCCACCATCTGTTAGATTTCATTCAAGAATAAACATGACATGTGTTAATCATGAGACTGGAGTG GTTGACCCAAAGAAGTTCAGTGTACTGGCAAACTGGCAGCGGGAGTACACAATGGAGTACATTCTGACCCAGCTCAAGAAAGAGATGGCCTCCCCACATAATCGCAAACTAGTGCAGCCCCCGGAAGGAACATTCTTCTGA
- the LOC112883227 gene encoding ubiquitin-conjugating enzyme E2 variant 1C-like isoform X2, giving the protein MTPGSSAAGSGVVVPRNFRLLEELERGEKGIGDGTVSYGMDDADDIYMRSWTGTIIGPHNTVHEGRIYQLKLFCDKDYPEKPPSVRFHSRINMTCVNHETGVVDPKKFSVLANWQREYTMEYILTQLKKEMASPHNRKLVQPPEGTFF; this is encoded by the exons ATGACGCCAGGAAGCTCCGCCGCCGGATCGGGCGTCGTCG TTCCTCGGAACTTCAGACTGCTAGAAGAGCTTGAGCGTGGGGAGAAGGGCATTGGAGATGGTACAGTGAGCTATGGCATGGATGATGCAGATGACATCTACATGAGATCGTGGACTGGCACTATCATTGGCCCACATAAT ACCGTCCATGAGGGTCGCATCTACCAACTGAAGTTGTTCTGTGACAAGGACTACCCTGAGAAGCCACCATCTGTTAGATTTCATTCAAGAATAAACATGACATGTGTTAATCATGAGACTGGAGTG GTTGACCCAAAGAAGTTCAGTGTACTGGCAAACTGGCAGCGGGAGTACACAATGGAGTACATTCTGACCCAGCTCAAGAAAGAGATGGCCTCCCCACATAATCGCAAACTAGTGCAGCCCCCGGAAGGAACATTCTTCTGA